The following are encoded in a window of Shewanella psychrotolerans genomic DNA:
- a CDS encoding efflux RND transporter permease subunit, producing MSIINTSVKRPVSVWMFMFAVMLFGMVGFSRLAVKLLPDLSYPTITIRSQYVGAAPVEVEQLVSKPIEEAAGIVKGLRKISSISRSGMSDVVLEFEWGTDMDMASLDVREKLDTIELPLDVKKPLLLRFNPNLDPIVRLALSVPDATPNELKQMRTFAEEELKRQLESLTGVAAVRLSGGLEQEVHIQLNQQKLTQLNLNADKIRERIAAENINLSAGKVVQGEKEYLVRTLNQFNSLEELGQIVIYRDNQTLVRLFEVADIIDSHKERNDITRIGSAESIELAIYKEGDANTVAVARKVNAELEKLNKLSEKADLKVIYDQSEFIESAVSEVTSAALIGSLLSMLVIYLFLRDIVPTLIISISIPFSVIATFNMMYFANISLNIMSLGGIALAVGLLVDNAIVVLENIDRCKKLGMSKLDAAVTGTKEVAGAIFASTMTTLAVFVPLVFVDGVAGALFSDQALTVTFALLASLLVALTTIPMLASREGFKTLPHLMQKSEKPVLDTKMAKFKHYGATICSFPFVVLFSYLPSLLLTLGLMLTRALSWLAGLVMRPLSSLFNWLYNGVEKIYHRLLGQALKMTWLTLAIAIAVTAGTMSLVPRLGMELIPPMNQGEFYVEVLLPPGTEVNETDKILQKLALSIKDREDVKHAYSQAGSGGLMTSDTSRGGENWGRLQVVLADHQAFNAVTQVLRTTAMRIPELEAKIQHPELFSFKTPLEIEVIGYDLTQLKQTADNLVGALSDSDRFADLNTSLRDGQPELSIRFDHARLAALGMDAPTVANRIAQRIGGTVASQYTVRDRKIDILVRSEIEERNQISDIDSMIINPNSNQPIPLSAVAKVSLNLGPSAINRISQQRVAIVSANLAYGDLNEAVAEARSIVNKQTIPSSIQVRFGGQNEEMEHSFESLQIALVLAIFLVYLVMASQFESLIHPLLILIAVPMAVGGSILGLYITQTHLSVVVFIGLIMLAGIVVNNAIVLVDRINQLREQGMEKAMAIEEAAKSRLRPIIMTTMTTALGLAPMAFGLGDGSEVRAPMAITVIFGLSLATLLTLVVIPALYSLFDRKQYRVETEPKSAESVMGEAQ from the coding sequence TGAAGTTGAACAACTGGTGTCAAAGCCGATTGAAGAGGCCGCTGGGATAGTAAAAGGCTTAAGAAAAATCAGTTCTATCTCACGCTCAGGTATGTCAGATGTAGTGCTTGAGTTTGAATGGGGCACCGACATGGATATGGCGAGCTTAGACGTACGAGAAAAACTCGACACCATTGAGTTGCCTTTAGACGTAAAGAAACCATTGTTGCTGCGCTTCAATCCCAACCTTGACCCTATCGTTCGCTTAGCACTTTCGGTACCTGATGCAACACCTAACGAACTAAAACAGATGCGAACCTTTGCCGAAGAGGAGTTAAAGCGTCAATTAGAGTCATTAACTGGCGTAGCCGCGGTAAGATTATCCGGTGGGCTTGAACAAGAGGTTCATATCCAGCTCAATCAGCAAAAGTTAACTCAGCTTAACCTCAATGCAGACAAGATCCGTGAGCGTATTGCAGCGGAAAATATCAATTTGTCAGCAGGCAAAGTGGTTCAAGGCGAAAAAGAGTATTTAGTTCGTACATTAAACCAATTCAATTCACTCGAAGAACTTGGTCAAATCGTCATCTATCGCGACAACCAAACCTTAGTACGCTTATTCGAAGTTGCCGATATTATCGATAGCCATAAAGAGCGCAATGATATCACCCGCATCGGCTCGGCAGAATCGATTGAACTGGCCATCTATAAAGAGGGGGATGCTAATACCGTCGCAGTAGCGCGTAAAGTGAATGCAGAACTGGAGAAACTCAATAAGCTCAGTGAAAAAGCGGATCTAAAAGTAATTTATGACCAATCTGAATTTATCGAAAGCGCAGTAAGTGAAGTGACCTCTGCGGCCTTGATCGGTAGCTTACTGTCCATGTTGGTGATCTATCTTTTCTTACGCGACATAGTACCCACACTTATCATCTCAATCTCTATTCCCTTTTCTGTCATCGCCACCTTCAACATGATGTATTTCGCTAACATCAGTTTAAATATCATGTCATTAGGAGGTATTGCGCTGGCGGTTGGTTTACTGGTTGATAACGCCATCGTCGTCCTTGAAAACATCGACCGCTGCAAAAAGCTAGGAATGAGCAAATTGGATGCCGCAGTGACTGGAACCAAAGAGGTGGCAGGCGCGATTTTCGCATCAACAATGACCACCCTAGCCGTATTCGTGCCCTTAGTCTTTGTTGATGGCGTTGCTGGCGCGCTGTTCTCAGATCAAGCACTGACAGTGACCTTTGCCCTGCTCGCCTCGCTGTTAGTGGCATTAACCACGATTCCGATGCTCGCCTCTCGTGAAGGCTTTAAGACACTGCCACACCTTATGCAAAAGAGTGAAAAACCGGTCCTTGATACTAAGATGGCCAAGTTCAAGCACTATGGCGCGACCATATGTTCATTTCCATTTGTGGTGCTATTTAGTTATCTGCCATCACTGTTACTCACCCTAGGATTGATGCTGACTCGCGCCTTATCTTGGTTAGCTGGGTTAGTGATGCGCCCGTTAAGTAGCTTATTTAATTGGCTTTATAACGGGGTAGAGAAGATTTACCATCGTTTACTAGGCCAAGCACTGAAAATGACTTGGCTGACACTAGCCATTGCTATCGCTGTTACGGCTGGCACCATGAGCTTAGTGCCACGTTTAGGCATGGAACTGATCCCACCAATGAATCAGGGGGAATTCTATGTTGAAGTGCTTCTGCCACCGGGTACAGAGGTAAATGAAACCGACAAAATTTTGCAAAAACTCGCGTTGTCGATCAAGGACAGAGAAGATGTAAAACATGCTTACAGTCAAGCAGGTAGCGGTGGACTAATGACATCTGACACCTCGCGCGGCGGTGAAAACTGGGGCCGATTACAAGTCGTACTGGCCGATCACCAAGCCTTTAATGCCGTTACCCAAGTGTTACGAACCACGGCAATGCGCATACCTGAGCTTGAAGCAAAAATCCAACACCCGGAGCTGTTTAGCTTTAAAACCCCTCTGGAAATTGAAGTCATTGGTTATGATCTTACCCAACTAAAACAAACAGCCGATAATTTAGTGGGCGCCCTTTCCGATTCAGATCGCTTTGCCGACCTCAACACCAGTCTACGCGATGGTCAACCTGAGCTCAGCATACGTTTTGATCATGCGCGTTTAGCCGCATTAGGGATGGATGCCCCAACAGTTGCCAACCGTATTGCACAGCGCATAGGTGGCACAGTTGCCAGTCAGTACACTGTTCGAGACCGAAAAATAGATATCCTGGTTCGCAGTGAAATCGAGGAGCGCAATCAAATAAGTGATATCGATTCAATGATTATTAACCCCAATAGCAATCAGCCAATTCCACTCAGCGCTGTAGCTAAAGTATCACTAAATTTAGGCCCTTCTGCCATTAACCGGATCAGTCAACAACGCGTAGCCATTGTCTCTGCAAACCTGGCTTATGGCGACTTAAACGAAGCCGTCGCTGAAGCAAGATCCATTGTGAATAAGCAAACAATCCCTAGTTCTATTCAAGTGCGTTTCGGCGGCCAGAATGAAGAGATGGAGCATTCGTTCGAGTCACTACAGATAGCGTTAGTACTTGCCATATTTTTAGTTTATCTGGTCATGGCGAGCCAATTTGAATCACTTATCCACCCACTACTTATCTTGATCGCCGTCCCAATGGCGGTTGGTGGCAGCATCTTGGGACTCTATATCACTCAAACACATCTTAGTGTGGTGGTGTTTATCGGTCTCATCATGTTGGCGGGTATCGTGGTTAACAACGCCATCGTATTGGTCGACCGAATCAATCAACTGCGTGAGCAAGGCATGGAAAAAGCGATGGCGATTGAAGAAGCGGCTAAATCACGTCTGCGACCCATCATTATGACAACCATGACAACTGCGCTTGGTCTAGCCCCTATGGCTTTTGGCCTAGGTGACGGTAGTGAAGTGCGCGCGCCTATGGCAATAACCGTAATCTTTGGTTTAAGCCTTGCGACCTTATTGACTTTGGTGGTGATCCCAGCGCTTTACTCGCTATTTGACCGTAAGCAGTATCGAGTGGAAACAGAGCCTAAATCTGCTGAGTCTGTCATGGGAGAGGCACAATGA
- a CDS encoding efflux RND transporter permease subunit, with translation MNITRLAIARPVTTSMFFVAILLFGLASSRLLPLEMFPGIEMPQVLIEVPYKGSTPAEVEREITNVLEESLATMGGIEELRSRSSQNGAEIELRMKWGENVSTKSLEAREKVDAVRHLLPKDVERVFIRQFSTADMPVLTIRISSDRELSGAFDLLDKQLKKPLERVEGVSQVTLYGVEQKQIEVRLNAEKLTASGISTAALQARLQQENFIISAGTLRANAKVYQVSPKGEFRNLDEIEALVLVPGIRLGDIASVRYALPERLDGRHLDQNYAVGLDVFKESGANLVDVSDRVLKVIEAAKQDPQFQGIKLFIMEDQAYGVKSSLSDLLMAGLLGALLSFAVLYLFLRNLKMTLVVVSSVPISLCMTLAGMYFLGYSLNILSMMGLLLAIGMLIDNAVVVSESVLQEKQHSSCEAPEKAVLRGVNKVALAVLAGTLTTAIVFLPNIFGVKVQLTIFLEHVAIAICISLASSLLVAKTLIPLMLSKFHFDIEMDPKESKLQHYYERSLNWILHRPKRSGIVAMILLASTALPLSMVQQDQSDGEGNNRLYINYQVEGRHSLAVTEAMINRMEDYLYANKDEFYIDSVYSYFSADRGQSTLLLKEDEDIDLKALKRKIREGFPKFSIAKPQFGWGDENSGIRVTLTGRSTSELINLSEQVIPLLTNIKGLADVRSELNGTQQEVIIQLDRTMAARLDLSLSELAQNVSMALRGSPLRSFRHDPNGELRIELAFEKQWKASLEKLKQLPIVRLDNRVYTLQSLATISIQPRFDTIRHYDRQTALSIGANLDEMTTEEAQKAIKQVMQAVSFPPGYDYSLRGGFERQDEDQAIMATNMILAVAMIYIVMAALFESLLLPTAIITSILFSITGVFWALLITGTPMGIMSMIGILILMGIVVNNGIVLVDQINQQTPDLEMLSQTIHDVCITRLRPVLMTVATTILGLFPLAMGDTQIGGGGPPYSPMAIAIIGGLTFSTVTSLYLVPLCYQALYRMRHNAAIKLGNADMRTRRLMPWAH, from the coding sequence ATGAATATCACCCGCTTAGCCATTGCCCGTCCCGTAACCACCAGCATGTTCTTTGTTGCAATATTGCTGTTTGGTCTCGCGTCGAGTCGACTATTACCGCTAGAGATGTTTCCGGGCATCGAAATGCCGCAGGTGCTAATTGAAGTGCCCTATAAAGGCTCAACCCCTGCCGAGGTTGAACGGGAGATCACCAATGTGCTCGAAGAGTCTCTGGCGACCATGGGCGGCATCGAAGAGCTAAGATCTCGCTCTTCTCAAAATGGCGCTGAGATTGAGCTACGGATGAAATGGGGCGAGAATGTCTCGACTAAGAGCCTTGAAGCCAGAGAGAAAGTCGATGCGGTGCGTCACCTGCTACCTAAAGATGTTGAGCGAGTATTTATCAGGCAGTTCTCTACCGCCGACATGCCAGTGCTAACGATCCGTATCTCCAGCGACAGAGAACTCTCGGGCGCTTTCGACTTACTCGACAAGCAGCTTAAGAAGCCGCTAGAGCGTGTCGAAGGCGTATCGCAAGTCACTCTATATGGCGTTGAGCAGAAGCAAATTGAAGTGCGCCTTAATGCGGAAAAACTCACTGCGAGCGGCATCAGTACAGCGGCACTGCAAGCTCGTCTGCAGCAAGAGAACTTTATCATCAGCGCAGGAACACTCAGAGCGAACGCCAAAGTCTACCAAGTGTCACCCAAAGGCGAATTTCGAAACCTAGATGAAATCGAAGCCTTAGTATTAGTGCCTGGCATTAGATTAGGTGATATCGCCAGCGTACGCTATGCGCTACCTGAGCGCTTAGATGGTCGTCATCTCGATCAAAACTATGCCGTGGGGCTCGATGTCTTTAAAGAGTCGGGAGCTAATTTAGTCGATGTATCGGACCGAGTACTTAAGGTCATCGAAGCAGCTAAACAAGATCCGCAGTTTCAAGGGATCAAGCTCTTTATCATGGAAGATCAGGCATATGGCGTTAAATCATCGCTGTCTGATCTGCTAATGGCGGGACTCCTCGGTGCCCTGCTCTCGTTTGCGGTACTGTATTTATTCCTGCGCAACCTGAAAATGACCTTGGTTGTGGTTTCCTCTGTGCCTATCTCATTGTGCATGACATTGGCTGGGATGTACTTTTTGGGTTACAGCCTCAACATCTTATCCATGATGGGTTTACTGCTCGCCATTGGTATGCTGATTGATAACGCCGTAGTTGTCAGTGAAAGCGTGTTACAAGAAAAACAACATTCAAGCTGTGAGGCTCCAGAGAAAGCAGTACTGAGAGGGGTAAACAAAGTCGCATTAGCCGTTCTGGCTGGGACACTAACAACGGCCATCGTATTTTTACCTAATATTTTCGGGGTAAAAGTCCAACTCACAATCTTCCTTGAGCATGTCGCGATCGCAATCTGCATATCACTTGCTTCCTCTTTACTTGTGGCGAAAACATTGATCCCATTAATGTTAAGCAAGTTTCATTTCGATATTGAAATGGATCCAAAGGAGAGTAAGTTACAGCACTACTACGAGCGCAGTCTTAACTGGATTTTACATCGCCCGAAGCGCTCAGGTATCGTAGCCATGATACTGCTAGCATCAACCGCTTTGCCCCTAAGCATGGTGCAACAAGATCAATCAGACGGCGAAGGTAATAATCGCCTCTATATCAACTATCAAGTGGAAGGCCGCCATAGCCTAGCGGTTACTGAAGCTATGATTAATCGAATGGAGGACTACCTTTACGCCAATAAAGATGAGTTTTATATCGACTCTGTCTACAGCTATTTTTCCGCCGACCGTGGTCAATCGACGCTGCTGCTTAAAGAAGATGAAGATATCGACTTGAAGGCACTGAAACGTAAGATCCGTGAAGGTTTTCCAAAGTTTTCAATCGCAAAGCCACAATTTGGCTGGGGAGATGAAAACAGTGGTATTCGAGTAACATTAACAGGACGCTCGACATCTGAATTAATCAACCTTAGTGAGCAAGTCATACCACTGCTGACAAATATCAAAGGTCTTGCCGATGTACGCTCAGAACTTAATGGGACCCAGCAAGAGGTCATTATTCAACTCGATCGCACCATGGCAGCAAGGCTCGACCTTAGCTTAAGCGAGCTGGCACAAAACGTATCAATGGCGCTGAGAGGCTCGCCACTGCGCTCATTTAGACACGATCCCAATGGTGAACTGCGTATTGAGTTAGCCTTCGAAAAACAATGGAAAGCATCGCTTGAAAAACTTAAGCAACTCCCCATTGTTAGGCTCGATAATCGCGTCTACACCCTGCAAAGCTTGGCGACGATTAGCATTCAACCGCGCTTTGACACCATTCGTCATTACGATCGCCAAACCGCACTATCTATTGGTGCTAACCTAGATGAAATGACCACAGAAGAAGCACAGAAAGCCATAAAACAGGTGATGCAAGCGGTCTCATTTCCGCCAGGATATGACTACTCGCTGCGGGGTGGATTTGAGCGCCAAGATGAAGACCAAGCCATTATGGCGACCAATATGATCTTAGCTGTGGCAATGATCTATATCGTCATGGCAGCCCTATTTGAATCGCTTTTGTTACCAACGGCAATCATTACTTCCATCCTGTTTTCAATCACAGGCGTGTTCTGGGCGCTACTCATTACAGGCACCCCGATGGGAATAATGTCTATGATTGGAATTTTAATTTTGATGGGGATCGTGGTTAACAACGGGATTGTATTGGTTGACCAAATAAATCAACAAACCCCTGATTTAGAAATGTTATCTCAAACTATCCATGATGTCTGTATTACCCGATTACGCCCAGTATTAATGACTGTAGCTACCACAATACTGGGACTGTTCCCCCTTGCAATGGGTGATACTCAGATTGGCGGTGGTGGACCACCCTACTCTCCCATGGCGATTGCGATTATTGGCGGACTGACCTTCTCCACGGTAACGAGTCTCTATTTAGTCCCCTTATGTTATCAAGCCTTATATCGTATGCGCCATAATGCCGCGATTAAGCTTGGCAATGCCGATATGAGAACGAGGCGATTAATGCCCTGGGCACATTAA
- a CDS encoding MBL fold metallo-hydrolase, with amino-acid sequence MTKLISAIPCVSLLGCCFLLGNSAFAADDRFANVEIVSQQLSPNTYMFTGSGGNIGVSAGQDGIIIIDNQFAPLAGKISAALNTIQPGLPRYVVNTHYHGDHTGGNNSFGPSSTIFAHSNVLKRLASNDKYTQAALPSITYEQGVSIHFNGDILHLIHLGAGHTDGDSVVLWDDKSVVHMGDLFFKDKWPYVDLEAGGSVKGYRDSVANIINRIGSDTKVIPGHGELATKNDLIRFKHILDESINWMEGQLITAKSLETLKQNGLPQNLQGWGWHFISDERWIETLYQDLSSKKP; translated from the coding sequence ATGACCAAACTCATTTCCGCTATTCCTTGTGTTAGTCTACTTGGATGCTGTTTTTTGCTAGGGAACAGCGCATTCGCCGCTGACGATAGATTTGCAAATGTCGAAATAGTAAGCCAGCAACTCAGCCCTAATACCTACATGTTTACCGGATCGGGCGGAAATATAGGCGTCTCTGCAGGACAAGATGGCATTATCATTATCGATAACCAATTCGCACCACTTGCAGGCAAAATTAGTGCGGCTCTCAATACGATTCAACCTGGCTTACCCCGCTATGTCGTCAACACCCATTATCATGGCGATCATACTGGCGGCAACAATAGTTTTGGTCCCAGCAGCACCATTTTCGCACACAGTAATGTGCTTAAGCGTCTAGCTAGCAACGATAAATACACCCAAGCCGCGCTACCAAGCATTACTTATGAACAAGGCGTTTCTATCCATTTTAATGGGGATATTTTGCATCTTATCCATCTTGGCGCAGGCCATACCGATGGCGATAGCGTTGTGCTGTGGGATGATAAATCGGTCGTGCATATGGGCGATCTATTCTTTAAAGATAAATGGCCCTATGTGGACTTAGAAGCTGGCGGTTCAGTGAAAGGCTATCGTGACAGTGTGGCTAATATCATTAACCGAATTGGTAGTGACACTAAAGTGATCCCTGGACATGGTGAGCTCGCAACAAAAAATGACCTCATTCGCTTTAAACATATACTCGATGAGTCCATTAATTGGATGGAGGGCCAGTTAATAACAGCAAAATCCTTAGAGACACTCAAACAAAATGGTCTACCTCAAAACTTACAAGGTTGGGGATGGCATTTTATTTCCGATGAGCGTTGGATTGAAACCTTATATCAAGACCTTTCGAGTAAGAAACCCTAA
- a CDS encoding serine/threonine protein phosphatase: MTKPAIQAVVDQVLAENKGKRVVNFEYDGKRYWLKQTEQLTGAMRLLKSQPGQSLQLEIATLQSLAQKGAPVPELLAFGDNYLVVSDVGSTVNRWLDNRCDRDMQAQILKDSAIGLAKLHQQGLAHGRPALRDICWKEGEVSFIDFEANQKDSDIEKQQIRDLLVYIHSLYRYIGPHPELVEPAICAYREAGGESLWQASRVRIRRWQWLNYLIAPLKNIGGKDLRPVYWLLKHFASA, from the coding sequence GTGACTAAACCTGCCATACAAGCTGTTGTCGACCAAGTCTTAGCCGAAAACAAGGGTAAAAGGGTGGTTAACTTTGAGTATGACGGTAAGCGGTATTGGCTTAAACAAACCGAGCAATTAACCGGTGCCATGCGGCTATTAAAGTCACAGCCCGGTCAGTCTCTGCAGCTGGAAATTGCGACGCTGCAATCATTGGCACAGAAGGGCGCTCCAGTGCCTGAACTCCTTGCCTTTGGTGACAATTATCTCGTGGTGTCAGATGTAGGAAGCACAGTAAATCGTTGGCTCGATAATCGCTGTGATCGCGATATGCAGGCACAAATCCTTAAAGATAGTGCTATTGGATTAGCTAAGTTACATCAACAAGGCTTAGCCCACGGCAGACCTGCTTTACGGGATATCTGCTGGAAAGAGGGCGAAGTGTCATTTATTGATTTTGAAGCTAACCAAAAAGACAGTGATATAGAGAAGCAACAGATACGCGACTTGTTGGTCTATATTCATAGCCTCTATCGTTATATCGGTCCACATCCTGAGCTGGTTGAACCTGCGATATGTGCCTATCGAGAGGCTGGTGGAGAGTCGTTATGGCAAGCCAGTCGAGTTCGGATCCGTCGCTGGCAATGGCTCAACTACCTTATTGCTCCGCTTAAAAATATAGGCGGAAAAGATCTCCGCCCGGTTTATTGGTTACTTAAACACTTTGCTAGTGCCTAG
- a CDS encoding Trm112 family protein — translation MAFDKKLLEIVACPVCKGKLEYDKAKQQLICKADRLVYAIDDGIPVLLENKAQPWVEEA, via the coding sequence ATGGCGTTTGATAAGAAACTTTTAGAGATAGTTGCCTGCCCTGTGTGCAAAGGTAAACTTGAATATGATAAAGCAAAGCAACAGCTTATCTGTAAGGCAGATCGTTTAGTTTATGCCATTGATGATGGGATCCCCGTTTTGCTTGAAAATAAAGCTCAGCCTTGGGTTGAGGAAGCTTAA
- the lpxK gene encoding tetraacyldisaccharide 4'-kinase yields MQDFVNRLWYGKLNMVMQLLVWLLLPLSGLFYLISSFRRQLFKLGIIKAQKLPVPVIVVGNITVGGSGKTPTVIYLIEMLRRHGYRPGVISRGYGVDVAGTREVLPGMSPKEVGDEPAMIVSRTRVPMVIGRNRVDAAKVLIASHGVDVIISDDGLQHYALNRDIELLVLDGERRFGNGYLLPSGPLREGIWRQKEVDFTIVNGDSCRDTEFLMQLRPGDWQAVQCSQPDESKAFSIAPHSVAIAGIGHPQRFFNTLEQMGINANKQHAFDDHQAFQLEDIIAIAGEHQVLMTEKDAVKCREFAKQNWWYLPVDAKIDPRFEQQLIAQLQP; encoded by the coding sequence ATGCAAGATTTTGTTAACCGACTTTGGTATGGCAAGCTCAATATGGTGATGCAATTGCTTGTTTGGTTGCTATTGCCCTTAAGTGGTTTGTTTTACCTAATATCGAGTTTTAGACGACAGTTATTTAAGCTCGGCATAATAAAGGCGCAAAAACTACCTGTGCCCGTTATCGTTGTCGGTAATATAACCGTTGGCGGCAGCGGCAAGACCCCAACAGTTATCTATTTAATTGAGATGTTACGCCGTCATGGGTATCGCCCTGGCGTGATAAGCCGTGGCTACGGTGTTGATGTTGCTGGTACACGCGAGGTATTACCTGGCATGTCGCCAAAAGAGGTTGGTGACGAGCCCGCGATGATAGTCTCTCGGACTCGAGTCCCCATGGTGATAGGACGCAATCGTGTCGATGCCGCTAAGGTATTAATTGCGTCTCATGGTGTGGATGTGATCATCAGTGATGATGGTTTGCAGCATTACGCACTCAATCGTGATATCGAATTACTCGTTCTAGACGGTGAGCGCCGTTTTGGTAATGGTTACTTGTTACCGTCGGGACCATTACGCGAAGGGATATGGCGGCAAAAAGAGGTTGATTTTACTATTGTTAATGGTGACAGTTGCCGTGACACTGAATTTTTAATGCAATTGAGACCAGGCGATTGGCAAGCTGTACAATGCTCGCAACCAGATGAATCTAAAGCGTTTTCAATTGCTCCCCATTCAGTTGCTATTGCGGGTATTGGTCATCCTCAGCGCTTTTTTAATACGTTGGAGCAGATGGGGATTAATGCGAATAAGCAACATGCTTTTGATGATCATCAAGCGTTTCAGCTTGAGGATATTATCGCCATTGCTGGCGAACATCAGGTGCTGATGACCGAGAAAGATGCGGTTAAATGTCGCGAATTTGCAAAGCAAAACTGGTGGTATCTACCTGTTGATGCCAAGATAGACCCTCGATTTGAACAGCAGCTAATTGCACAGTTACAACCGTAA
- the msbA gene encoding lipid A export permease/ATP-binding protein MsbA, with amino-acid sequence MTKSSKSEVRAVFVRLLTYLIPLKGVLFLSVFGLVLYGLVDATFIYSIKPFIDQGFASNVPSTSGIVSGVDLGLSGGFDSDSDVLMMAPFVVIGLFTLRGLANFLSTYGISYISARMIMDMRQQVFEHYLRLPVSYIDSESSGNLISRVTYDTEQIARASGSALITIVRDGITVVGMLGVMFYNSWKLSLCILVVGPLIGVVITIVSRKFRKVSKQIQTAMGGVTSVTEQMIKGHKNVLVFGGQKTESERFGKVNDNNRSRTMKLAMAQAISQPLVMVIGSFALAFVLYASSLDSMKADLTAGTFATILAAMLAMLQPIKSLTRVNAEFQRGIAACSTIFEILDTPPEVDNGTYETKRVKGKLCFNKVNFRYNNQEGLALNEVDFSVNPGETLALVGRSGSGKSTIASLITRFYSDLESGDITLDGVSLRDYKLASLRSQVALVSQQVTLINDTIAANIAYAYPGKVTEEQIMDAAKLANAYEFIADLPEGIHTQVGENGVMLSGGQRQRIAIARAILRDAPLLVLDEATSALDTESEKAIQGGLDNLRQNRTSIVIAHRLSTIENADMILVIDQGRVVERGSHAELLAKEGIYYNLYQMQFGN; translated from the coding sequence ATGACAAAGTCTTCTAAAAGTGAAGTGAGAGCCGTTTTTGTTAGGCTACTGACTTATCTTATTCCCCTTAAAGGGGTGTTGTTTCTATCTGTATTTGGCCTAGTATTATATGGCCTAGTGGACGCGACATTTATCTATTCCATTAAACCTTTTATTGATCAAGGTTTTGCCAGTAATGTTCCCTCTACGTCGGGTATCGTTAGCGGTGTTGATTTAGGCTTGAGTGGTGGTTTCGACTCCGACAGCGACGTGCTAATGATGGCGCCTTTTGTCGTTATTGGTCTGTTTACGCTGCGTGGATTGGCTAACTTTTTGTCAACTTATGGTATCTCCTATATTAGTGCGCGAATGATTATGGACATGCGCCAACAAGTGTTTGAGCATTATCTGAGATTACCTGTGAGTTACATCGATTCCGAAAGCAGCGGCAATCTTATCTCTCGTGTGACCTATGATACCGAGCAGATCGCCAGAGCATCGGGGAGCGCGTTGATCACCATAGTGCGTGATGGCATAACGGTTGTTGGCATGTTAGGGGTGATGTTTTACAACTCTTGGAAACTCTCGCTTTGTATCTTGGTTGTCGGCCCATTAATTGGGGTTGTTATCACTATAGTTAGCCGTAAGTTTCGTAAGGTATCAAAGCAGATCCAAACGGCAATGGGCGGCGTTACATCTGTGACGGAGCAGATGATCAAAGGTCACAAAAACGTATTGGTGTTTGGAGGGCAGAAGACCGAATCGGAACGTTTTGGCAAAGTCAATGATAACAACCGCTCTCGCACCATGAAGCTTGCTATGGCGCAAGCCATTAGCCAGCCTTTAGTGATGGTTATAGGCTCATTTGCATTAGCGTTTGTACTTTATGCATCTAGCTTAGATAGCATGAAAGCCGATCTGACCGCTGGCACCTTTGCGACTATCCTTGCAGCCATGTTGGCCATGTTGCAACCCATTAAAAGCTTAACTCGTGTTAACGCAGAATTTCAGCGTGGTATCGCGGCATGTAGCACGATTTTTGAAATTTTAGATACTCCACCAGAAGTCGACAATGGAACCTATGAAACTAAGCGAGTGAAAGGCAAACTCTGTTTTAATAAGGTTAATTTTCGCTACAACAATCAAGAAGGCTTGGCACTCAATGAGGTTGATTTTAGTGTCAATCCAGGTGAAACGCTGGCTTTAGTAGGGCGTTCAGGTTCAGGAAAGTCAACTATCGCCAGTCTTATTACCCGTTTTTACTCAGATTTAGAGTCCGGTGATATTACCTTAGATGGGGTAAGTCTTCGCGATTACAAACTGGCCTCACTTCGAAGCCAAGTCGCATTGGTTTCGCAGCAAGTGACCTTAATTAATGACACTATTGCGGCCAACATTGCTTACGCCTACCCAGGCAAAGTGACAGAAGAGCAGATAATGGATGCCGCAAAACTCGCAAACGCCTACGAGTTTATTGCTGATTTGCCAGAAGGGATCCATACCCAAGTGGGCGAAAATGGCGTGATGTTATCCGGTGGTCAGCGCCAACGTATCGCTATCGCTCGGGCTATTTTACGCGATGCACCCTTGCTAGTGTTAGACGAAGCAACCTCTGCGTTGGATACCGAATCTGAAAAAGCGATTCAAGGCGGTTTAGATAACCTTCGCCAAAACCGGACCTCTATTGTGATTGCTCATCGCCTATCGACCATTGAAAATGCCGATATGATTTTAGTAATTGATCAAGGGCGAGTGGTTGAGCGGGGATCTCATGCTGAATTGTTGGCGAAAGAGGGGATCTATTACAACCTTTATCAGATGCAATTTGGTAACTAA